Proteins co-encoded in one Pararge aegeria chromosome 19, ilParAegt1.1, whole genome shotgun sequence genomic window:
- the LOC120632264 gene encoding mitochondrial GTPase 1, producing MAAKFDAAAYTFRKKCPYVSKDLLRWFPGHMNKGLKQMQRKLKSVDCVIEVHDARIPFTGRNPIFTSTLTGAKPHILVLNKQDLTIRSLIPKVKDQLKNEEGVQNVVFTNSKDQHCRGLKTLRPLLVDIIKASNRYNRSEELDYNVMIIGVPNVGKSSLINMLRSTNMNIRHALPVGAVAGITRSLMTKIKINSHPKIFMFDTPGILEPSVTNIEMGLKLALCASLQDHMVGEEIIADYLLYWLNKHANFKYVEYMGLSEPCDDINKVLISGALKFNRIRRTRDFDGRVRDVPDVTEVARTMIRAFRTGEIGKTLLDIDLLKRVREKAEQNLA from the exons ATGGCAGCAAAATTTGACGCCGCTGCTTATACTTTTCGAAAGAAATGCCCGTACGTAAGCAAGGATCTCCTGCGGTGGTTCCCGGGGCACATGAACAAGGGTTTAAAGCAGATGCAAAGGAAATTAAAGTCTGTCGATTGTGTAATCGAGGTTCACGACGCAAGGATACCGTTTACGGGTCGAAATCCCATATTCACAAGCACGCTAACTGGTGCTAAGCCTCATATTCTAGTGCTAAATAAACAGGACTTAACAATAAGGTCGTTAATACCGAAAGTAAAAGACCAGCTGAAAAATGAAGAGGGTGTTCAGAATGTGGTGTTCACGAATTCTAAGGACCAGCATTGTCGAGGATTGAAGACCTTGCGACCCCTTCTTGTGGATATTATTAAGGCTTCTAACAG ATACAATCGTAGTGAAGAACTGGATTACAATGTAATGATAATCGGAGTGCCGAATGTTGGTAAATCTTCACTAATCAACATGTTGAGGAGCACGAACATGAACATAAGGCATGCTTTACCTGTTGGAGCTGTTGCTGGGATCACCCGCAGTCTGATGACAAAGATCAAAATAAACAGTCATccgaaaatattcatgtttgaCACGCCTG GAATCCTCGAGCCTTCGGTAACAAACATAGAGATGGGTTTGAAGCTGGCCCTGTGCGCTTCCCTGCAAGATCACATGGTTGGCGAGGAGATCATTGCCGACTACCTGCTGTACTGGCTCAACAAACATGCCAATTTCAAGTATGTGGAGTACATGGGCCTCTCTGAACCCTGCGATGATATTAACAAG GTACTAATATCAGGCGCTTTGAAATTCAATCGGATAAGGCGTACCCGAGACTTCGACGGCCGCGTCCGGGACGTGCCTGACGTCACGGAGGTCGCCCGGACAATGATACGCGCGTTCCGGACAGGGGAAATCGGGAAGACTTTATTGGACATAGACCTTCTGAAGAGGGTCCGGGAAAAAGCGGAACAGAATTTAgcgtag
- the LOC120632263 gene encoding radial spoke head protein 6 homolog A, giving the protein MSQTFLLEPDIIAAAENVMPDLNNELVLAKNFLKQQCAATGDTLYDHLVDVIHKILSQKPPDVVDQFEQYSWEVKNEKFRPNFDLLNDIYRSPEQLQLVRRVEEMFQLVASKSQRQEDLGEEEQELDLEEDTMKPRVADLIEHNYFFREGGYGLPDSECYAIYIALNMLAIKEPVATVRFFGKIFGTRINYYVAEVDLTIEELERRIRAFELKDMPGEGEGLDEDRAQEAAEEQKELVGEGGETKEEKPKGPIPPKLPPVPVSTWSPPIPIPVERPGQGVNKKAYYVCNQPGEPWVCLPDVTPEQIRVARLTVRCMTGDLDAEVLTFPPFEGTERNYLRAQIARIQAATSISPQGFYTFGSGEEEEDIDMEEGAGDLAFNPNPFYQGHTLKDLLDPNLTYWVHHGRYILKQGRTLWWNPNAGMEEGIEEEEDEGPPPVEPESGPLLFSPLSDDARIEGLAAWSTRVSSNLVPDRAIAVLRSNIWPGAIAYSTAGKKSECLYVGWGLKTQPPNFTPLQLPRPQDEYVIGPEVMEMADPTFADEEAYRIAHLPPPPPPELPGEGEGFPLEEEEED; this is encoded by the exons ATGtctcaaacatttttattggaGCCTGATATTATAGCAGCGGCAGAAAATGTTATGCCAGATCTCAATAATGAATTGGTGCTAGCGAAGAATTTCCTAAAACAACAATGCGCCGCTACTGGAGAtacatt ATACGATCACCTGGTCGATGTCATCCACAAGATCCTCTCACAGAAACCACCAGACGTAGTGGACCAGTTTGAGCAGTACTCCTGGGAAGTGAAGAACGAGAAGTTCCGCCCTAACTTTGACCTGCTCAATGATATCTACCGCTCGCCTGAGCAATTGCAGCTTGTTAGACGGGTTGAAGAGATGTTTCAG CTGGTGGCCAGCAAATCGCAGAGACAAGAAGACTTGGGTGAAGAGGAGCAGGAGTTGGACTTGGAGGAAGATACCATGAAGCCGAGAGTAGCGGATCTTATCGAGCATAACTATTTCTTTCGTGAG GGAGGTTACGGATTGCCAGACAGCGAGTGCTACGCGATTTACATAGCCCTAAACATGCTAGCCATCAAGGAACCTGTCGCTACTGTTAG ATTTTTTGGGAAGATTTTCGGTACCAGAATAAACTACTATGTGGCTGAAGTTGATCTGACCATAGAAGAGTTGGAACGGAGGATTCGT GCATTTGAATTGAAAGATATGCCCGGTGAAGGAGAGGGATTGGACGAGGATCGCGCCCAGGAAGCTGCTGAAGAACAAAAGGAATTAG TGGGTGAAGGTGGCGAAACCAAGGAAGAAAAGCCGAAGGGTCCAATTCCTCCTAAATTGCCCCCTGTACCTGTATCCACTTGGTCACCTCCCATACCCATACCCGTTGAGAGACCTGGGCAAGGAGTTAACAAAAAG GCATATTACGTGTGCAACCAGCCAGGCGAGCCGTGGGTCTGTCTGCCGGACGTCACTCCGGAGCAAATAAGAGTGGCCAGGCTTACGGTGCGATGCATGACTGGAGATCTGGATGCTGAG GTGCTCACGTTTCCGCCTTTCGAGGGCACGGAGCGCAACTACCTCCGCGCCCAGATTGCTCGCATCCAGGCCGCCACGTCGATATCCCCGCAGGGGTTCTACACCTTCGGCTCCGGGGAGGAGGAAGAGGATATTGATATGGAAGAAGGAGCAG GAGACCTGGCATTCAATCCCAACCCGTTTTACCAAGGCCACACATTAAAAGATCTTTTGGACCCCAACCTGACGTACTGGGTGCACCACGGGAGATATATTCTGAAGCAGGGCAGAACCTTATGGTGGAATCCTAACGCTGGCATG GAAGAAGGtatcgaagaagaagaagacgaagGCCCTCCTCCGGTAGAGCCCGAATCAGGGCCTCTGCTGTTCTCTCCCCTGTCTGATGATGCTCGGATTGAGGGCCTCGCCGCATGGAGCACGCGCGTCAGCTCGAACCTGGTTCCAGATCGCGCTATTGCTGTGCTGAGGAGCAATATATGGCCTGGCGCTATTGCGTATTCTACGGCTGGGAA AAAATCAGAGTGCCTTTATGTGGGCTGGGGTCTCAAAACCCAACCACCAAACTTCACGCCGCTGCAACTGCCCCGACCTCAGGATGAATACGTCATCGGCCCCGAGGTCATGGAGATGGCTGACCCGACCTTTGCAGATGAAGAG GCATATCGCATCGCTCACCTACCCCCTCCCCCACCACCTGAGCTGCCAGGAGAAGGAGAAGGCTTCCCCCTCGAAGAAGAGGAAgaagattaa